A single genomic interval of Helianthus annuus cultivar XRQ/B chromosome 6, HanXRQr2.0-SUNRISE, whole genome shotgun sequence harbors:
- the LOC110943724 gene encoding uncharacterized protein LOC110943724, translating into MTERSNDDPVPIVIEQMKEAIDEEVGKAIESSLSGFVDKIQNTVLSLVEERVKRLEDNVNLVKEKPVERKGCSYKEFMACKPPIYNGEVDPIVCQRWLSDVEGVFERTHCDVSDFVAYGTGHLRGQAKDWWDNKKKEIGAEAARAMTWDEFKVPFLKHHSPKAVINRIKEEFIQLRQRGETIDKITSIFMDKLRFCDELVTTEEQKIYYYYNMLSAEYREFMTLSKYETLTEIINTAREREIELKKQIERGERRVVEVNRSPTKKARTTESVKKTDAKSGSPSCKVCGKGHKGECRFKDKPCPICGKSGHTASLCPGKVSVCYKCYHPGHKKSECPDLVRKKDTKESPTETSKAKARSFQLTADEAKTEPDVVSEVEIGDNKSFIVCDVCQGCKLSIDDEDGLVIPTPREAHKLMTHGCRAFMIYANEPDKEPPKIGDVPVVRDFKDVFLEDLPGIPPEREVEFGIELVPERNL; encoded by the exons atgacGGAAAGGAGTAACGATGATCCGGTGCCGATAGTCATCGAACAAATGAAAGAGGCGATTGACGAAGAAGTAGGGAAGGCAATCGAGAGTAGTCTATCCGGTTTCGTAGACAAAATTCAAAATACAGTGCTTTCATTAGTTGAGGAAAGGGTTAAAAGGTTGGAAGATAATGTCAACCTTGTGAAAGAAAAACCCGTAGAACGAAAGGGTTGTTCATACAAAGAGTTTATGGCGTGCAAACCGCCAATTTACAACGGGGAAGTCGACCCGATAGTATGCCAAAGATGGCTAAGCGATGTTGAAGGGGTGTTTGAAAGGACCCACTGTGACGTAAGCGATTTCGTGGCTTACGGAACGGGTCACTTGAGGGGTCAAgccaaagattggtgggataacaaaaagaaggaGATTGGAGCCGAAGCGGCAAGGGCCATGACATGGGATGAGTTTAAGGTGCCATTTCTTAAACATCACAGTCCCAAGGCGGTCATCAACAGAATCAAGGAGGAGTTCATCCAGTTAAGGCAAAGGGGTGAAACGATTGATAAAATCACGAGTATATTCATGGATAAGCTGAGATTCTGTGATGAGTTAGTGACTACGGAGGAgcagaaaatatattattattataatatgttAAGCGCTGAGTATCGAGAGTTCATGACCCTTTCCAAGTATGAGACGCTCACTGAGATCATAAATACGGCTCGGGAAAGAGAAATCGAACTTAAAAAGCAAATAGAACGGGGTGAACGAAGGGTAGTGGAAGTTAACCGGAGCCCTACAAAGAAGGCTCGAACGACTGAGTCAGTGAAGAAGACGGATGCGAAGAGTGGATCGCCGAGTTGCAAAGTATGTGGAAAGGGGCACAAGGGTGAGTGCCGCTTCAAAGACAAACCGTGTCCCATATGTGGGAAGTCGGGGCACACCGCGTCGTTATGTCCGGGAAAGGTCTCTGTTTGCTACAAGTGTTACCATCCGGGCCATAAAAAGTCCGAATGCCCGGACTTGGTTAGAAAGAAAGACACCAAAGAATCTCCAACAGAAACTTCAAAGGCGAAGGCCAGGTCCTTCCAACTAACAGCGGATGAAGCGAAaacagaacccgatgtggtctcag AGGTTGAAATAGGAGATAACAAGAGTTTCATAGTGTGTGACGTTTGTCAAGGTTGTAAACTGAGTATTGATGACgaggatggattggttatcccgacaCCACGCGAAG CTCACAAGCTCATGACGCATGGATGTAGAGCGTTCATGATATACGCGAATGAACCCGATAAAGAACCACCGAAGATTGGAGACGTACCGGTGGTACGTGACTTCAAAGATGTGTTTCTAGAGGACTTACCGGGAATACCGCCTGAACGAGAGGTAGAGTTTGGAATCGAATTGGTTCCGGAGCGAAACCTGTAG
- the LOC110939243 gene encoding PRA1 family protein B4, which yields MSSQPPAVLPVSTTKTTPTEDSQPPVATPAVRAFINHISNTVRSGLSDRRPWSELVDRTTFSKPESITDATTRIRKNYSYFRVNYFTVVAIVIGISLLTNPVSLVTLLVLLSAWIFLYLFRPTDPPLVILGRAFSERETLGLLVVLSIVVIFLTSVGYILMSATLVGTGIVCAHGAFRAPEDLFLDEQEPGGGSSGFLSLLGGAASNAAASAVPVIAPTTRG from the coding sequence ATGTCTTCCCAACCACCAGCAGTCCTCCCGGTATCCACCACAAAAACCACCCCCACCGAAGACTCCCAACCCCCCGTAGCCACACCCGCGGTCCGAGCATTCATCAACCACATCTCCAACACCGTCCGTTCAGGCCTTTCTGACCGCCGTCCATGGTCCGAACTCGTCGATCGCACCACATTCTCCAAACCCGAATCCATCACCGATGCTACAACACGTATCCGTAAAAACTATTCATACTTTCGTGTCAATTACTTCACCGTTGTCGCCATAGTTATCGGTATATCTCTCTTAACGAATCCGGTCTCTTTGGTTACCCTCTTAGTGCTTCTTTCGGCATGGATCTTTCTGTACCTTTTCCGCCCCACCGATCCGCCGTTGGTGATTCTTGGAAGAGCCTTTTCTGAACGTGAAACCCTAGGGTTGTTGGTTGTGTTGAGTATTGTTGTTATTTTTTTGACGAGTGTTGGATATATTCTGATGTCTGCGACGTTGGTTGGAACCGGAATTGTGTGTGCTCATGGTGCGTTTAGGGCGCCTGAGGATTTGTTTTTGGATGAACAAGAACCTGGTGGTGGTTCTTCCGGATTTCTTTCGTTGTTAGGCGGTGCAGCCTCTAATGCAGCCGCTTCGGCAGTCCCGGTCATAGCTCCGACAACTCGTGGTTGA